CATTTTTATTTGGCCAAAAGTCTCACAATTATTCAGAAAAGAGTTGAAACATGAATAGTTTTGTAGTAGTTTTAATGGTAATGGCTCGTTGGTCCTGTAATGTTTTGCAAAACTCATCAAAACTCTGGTATCATTGGCAAAATGTTCCATCAAAATGGAGGGCAATTCTACAAAATCAGTGGCACATCTGGTTCCACTGACGTTGTGAAGTTTTGTCTTCCCTAGCATGGAGTGCATTGCGTGCCCCATCTCATGGAAAAGCGTTTCCACTTGTGAAAGTGATAGAAGAGAAACACCTCCTTCCTCTTGGTTGAAGGAGCACACCAGGGAGATCACTGGTAGCTGGCTCGTGGTTCCATCAGGAGCAGTACTAACCTGAACCAATTGCCCCTCTTTGCCTGgaatttcaactttgaaaggaTCGTTTTCGTCTAGTTCTTCGGGGtaaatctttcttgaacagCACACCGTGAAATGCGCAGGATTTAGCGTCTTCGACTCCCTATGGAATAAATCCAGGTAGATTATACCTACAAATCCTTCTGTTTCACTGGTGACATGAAACTTTCGAACACCATTATGCCATGCCTCACCTGGTTTCAGCGGAACAGCTTTAAATTGGATACCATATATCGACTGGAAAAGATCAGACAAACCTTGAAGTACAACTCCTACGGAAAGATACTGGGATATATCCTCCGTATTAGAAGATCTTTTACTTGACAGATATAGCGTGGTAAGGTAGTCTCTATCCCAGGGTTTCACCATTTCAATAACTTGCTCATCGGATAGTTTATCGGAattttcaactttaaaCTTTATCAGTGTTCTGAGCTCAGAGATGACATCCTCTTCgatatctttcaagttctttttcaggAAGGTCATAACATTTTCAGGAGTTTTGGCCATCTTTTCACTTAGTTGATATTCTGCAAAGCTGCTCTTACCCATGAAATGGGCCAACAGTCCACGATATTTTAGAAAGTTTTCCAACAATGTGATTTGACCTTTCGCTGGCTGATGTAGTCCCAAccatattttctttctcagTGATTCGTTGTTGGTTAGTCTCAAGATATCAGTTGAGACCCGACTGTTCAGTGgtatcttcttcttgttaGACAGAGAGTAAATAAGAGAATTTTCTGTCGACGAATCGTAAGAGGTTAACTCCTTCTTATCCACCTTAATCGAATCATGTTCTAATTCATGAAGGTTCTTGTTGAACTGCTGCCCATTCATGGAAATTAATTGACTGAGTTGAATAAAGTTGTCTTTGGTACTATCGTCCATGCTGATACctgatttcaagaaatctGTCAGAAGCAAGTTTCCAACACTAATCTCTTCCGGCGACAGTTTTGCTATAATCTTTTCATCGCCCAAAACTGATTCCAACTTGTTAAACAAATCACTGGTAGTGTTCAGGACATTCATGTACTCAAACATTATTTCATGACATTTTTGAGCTGCTTCAACGAAGTACTCATCCGGATGAGCAACTCTGATAAACTCAGCTAGATCTATCACTCGGCACAAAGTATCACTTAGTCGGTCCAAATTACGAATGTAATTTAGCTTTCCCTGCTCACTATCATCTATAATGACATGAGATACTAGGTTCTTGGCGGCCGACAGTGACTTTTCACAAAACTCCAGTAGTCCTTCTGGTGAGGTTAAATACGGGTTCTGGAATAGGCCAATGGAACCTTCAACTTGGGGTATATATGTCTTTCCTGTAAGTGACACCTTTGTATGTGGAATAAAGGACTTGTTGAACTCCTTCCACTTAACAGGGTTGTCAAAAATTTCTCTTATGAGCTCGTTATGGTGGGTgtgtttctgttgaaagtTGAGGTAGTCTGGAATAGGGTTCTGTTCGTGAACGAGAGGCTGAATCTTTTGGAGCAGAGCTGAGTGTGTAGTGAAAGTCCTCTTATGGCAACTTCGTGTGATTACAGCTAAACGCTGTATACTGGAAGCCTTCATAGTAGCGTGGGCAAATCCAGACAATCGGTGTTAGCTTAGCCAGAAGAGAGTATTGAATAAGTTTTAATTTTCGCTAGGAACAGTTTCGCTTCAGGGTCCTCTTCCCATAGCAAAATTGGGgtttttctcttcttcgaAAACAGCCTTTTATCTTGACTACCGTACTACTTAAGTAATGCCATTCCAGAAACTACATACTGTAAAGTCTCTATATAATCTTTGAAGTCTCCGAACGAGCTTAGTTATAGTCGTCTTCTGAGTTTCTCTCTGACTCAACATTCAAGACTGCATTAGCGTAGTAAATATTGTTGTGTTGAACACTGGCAAGATACTGTGCCATTATTTGAGAGCCCGACATTGCATACGTCCTGCCAGGTCGCTGTTGGTCCTTGAAATTAACTGCGCCACCCGATGCTGTTGTCGGCTTCGATGTGGAGGACGATGTTGGCGATATGGACGATAATCCAGATGGAGGGCTCTgtgatttttcttcatcggTTTTTTGTTGTGCAGATATAGGTGCAGTTGCAGGTCTTCCATTGGTGCTGATTCCCATACTAGCAAATATCTCCTGGACATCCTGTATTTGTTCAGGACTGGCTGACTCGGAAGCTTTTGGTGGATCAGACTGTGAGTTatgatgattttttggTTCGTGTGGTTCCTTTCCGTCCTTGGATCGGTGATGGGGCTTGCGATCCCTTTTGATCTCTTTAGGAAGGTTTCCACATCTATCTTTGGCAAAATTGATTTTAAATTCCTCATATTTTGAAAGGAGACTAAATGCTGGGTTTTCTGGATCAAgattcttgttcttgaacAAGTTCAGACAATCAATGAGTTCAATGGCTGCTGCAATGTTGCAAAAGTTTAAAAAAACACATTTATcaccattgaaaaagttgatctGCTCAAGTTCACCAAAATATTCGAAATCATGACGAAGGATGTCTGCACTAGGTAACGATTGTGTTTTTTTTGTCTTGCTCTCGCTGATGTAAATGTTTCTAGACGCACCGGCAGTGACAGCAAGGGGGATATTGTTTGGTACTGGCCCAATAGGTCTTCCCCAGCCCACTCGTACGCGTTTCTGTTTGATTGTTAGGCCTCTAAGTTGGGAGTTCATGTAGAACTGTTCTGCCGCAAATGCATCAATGAAGGTTACGAAACAAATTCGTTTTTCAGGTATTAACTTGACATTCTGCAGGATCCCACCTTTAACGACATTGCAAACGCTTTCCACGGTGGTGTCGGGATGCAATCCGCCCAAATAAATTGTtctgttttgaagattgCTATATGAAGAGTTTATTGGAGGAGCATTGCTTGAAATTTGAGGAGTGGTCATTTGgtgatgaaaaagacagGGATCACTACAAAAAGAAGACAGAAGTAATAGCTTTTGATGAGTGTCATTAAGCAACTCAAACACTTCTATACTCGTGGAAATATtagaaaaattgatctGTATGGTTTCATACCGATACTGATAGTCGACAATAAGTGGTATTGCTTCTGGCAGATCAGCTTTCAAAATAGAAATAACCAAATCATACAACTGATCACCAGTTTTATTTTGGGTCAACGTTCTAACTGCAAGAGATCTTGTGGCattcagattcagaatcCTATCCATATAAGTCCCATCTACCAAATAGTCATCGGATGAGTTATTGAAACACCATGAGATCTTGAGATTGTCAAAGCctgttgaagaaacaaagtCCCTCCAGTCAAAATTTTGCAGAAAGACTAAAGCAGACTCATCGTTGACGAACTGCACCAACACGGATGTCCCTTCACCACTATCCTCTTTTATTTTCACATTCTCCAAGAACTGACTCGATTTGAACGCGTCCAAAAACTCTTTCAGAGACAACTCCTTGGGCAATTTCTCAAATAACAAGGATCTAGAGTGATTCACCTCATGCAGCAACTGGTAGTGCTCCGTTAAATATTTCTGATCCAGATTGCTCATGTGTTGATCAATATATGGCGTGCTTGGCTGGGATGGAAGAACTGGTGTAGCTAGAAAGGGTGTCAACAAATGTGACGGCAGCATGGACCGACCATAGTTGTAGTCCAACGGAGTTCCCGGTTGACTGGTATAAGAGAAGTTTTTCATGTTCAATTATAGATCCACGAGTGAAGCCTGGTTAGAGTTTGGTTTCAGGTTGAAGATAATACAGGACGGACGCTCGAAAAGTAATAAGGAAGGTTACAGTGCGATGATATATTTAGATAAGGACAGGAGAGATTGTTCACCAAGACCAGATCCCGGTGTGGGAAAGGAAAGAATGCAATCGAGTTAGCAATAAACGGTGTCCTGTGTTACAAAGAGTGTTGGCACCCTTTCTTAGAGGAGCAATTTTCCATTCCAATTTGATCGGAAAGAGCCAGTCCTCCGACCCAAAAGTCTTCAGGTGTTATCTGAAAATAAAATACACGAGATCGGCATCACGTGATGAGGACTTCCAGATCCGAACCCGAatggtttctttggtgacACACTACAGCCCGCATTGTTCAAGCCAATGCTCAAATGCCTAATACGCTAAAGTAGATACAGCCATAATGAAATTTTCGAATTTCAGCTATTTCACATACAAATCGATTTAAGCCTTAGCAACGTGTTGCAACAAGTCGACGACTCTGGTGGAGTAACCGTACTCGTTGTCGTACCAAGAGATCAGCTTGACGAAAGATGGAGTCAATTGAATACCGGCAGAAGCGTCGAAGATGGAGGATCTCTCGTCACCCAAGAAGTCAGAAGAGACAACGGCATCTTCAGTGTAACCCAAAACACCCTTGAGCTTACCCTCGGAAGCAGCCTTGATAACAGACTTGATCTCCTCGTAGGTAgtctccttcttcaagttgacGGTCAAGTCAACAACGGAGACATCGACGGTTGGGACACGGAAAGCCAAACCGGTCAGCTTACCGTTCAATTCTGGAATAACCTTACCGACGGCCTTAGCAGCACCAGTGGAAGATGGAATGATGTTACCAGAAGCGGTTCTACCACCTCTCCAGTCCTTGTGGGATGGACCGTCAACGGTCTTTTGAGTGGCGGTCATGGAGTGGACGGTGGTCATCAAACCGGACTCAATTCCGAAAGTGTCGTTGACAACCTTGGCCAATGGAGCCAAACAGTTGGTAGTACAAGAAGCATTGGAGACAATGTTCAAGTCAGAAGTGTATTTCTCCTCGTTGACACCGACAACGAACATTGGAGCATCCTTGGATGGAGCAGTGATGACGACCTTCTTGGCACCGGCGTCGATGTGCTTTTGGGCACCCTCCAAAGTGGTGAAAACACCGGTGGACTCAATGACGTAGTCGACACCAGCCTTACCCCATGGGATGTTGACAGGGTCTCTCTCTTGGAAAACGGTGATTTCGTTACCGTCAATGTTGATCTTGTTGCCGCTGGCAGAAACCTCACCCTTGTAAGCCTTGTGGGTAGAGTCGTACTTGAACATGTAAGCAGCGTATTCTGGAGCAATGAATGGGTCGTTGATAGCAACAACCTTGATGTCAGCTCTGGAAAGAGCGACTCTCAGAACGAGACGTCCAATACGTCCGAAACCGTTAATACCGACAGTGATAGCCATTGTGTTTTGATAGttgttcaattgattgaaaTAGGGACAAATAAATTAAATTTAAAGTCTTTGGGTCAGGAGAAACCAAAATTGGGAAAGGTGTTCGCCTTTTATATTCGATTCTGGTGGTTTCCAATAATCTCATGACATGCGTCCGCCCGCTATTATTGCCAGCGACGGCCGGGACTTTTCCATCCCTGGGCTGCTAGGTCGGGTACACGACCTCCGTTTTACCCGCAACGTAATGCTGGGAAGAGCATTGCTGCAAGGGGGCCGTAGAAGAAGCTCTCCAGCAGAGTAAAATTTCCTAGGGACGGTAACGGGCGGTGGAAGGAGAGAGAAGGGAAGAGACGTTTCTGGTTCCATTACTCCACATTTAAGTTTTACCCCGGAGAATTTTACGTTGCCAGCAGGTCGTTCGGAG
This window of the Komagataella phaffii GS115 chromosome 2, complete sequence genome carries:
- a CDS encoding Mitochondrial intermediate peptidase, which gives rise to MKASSIQRLAVITRSCHKRTFTTHSALLQKIQPLVHEQNPIPDYLNFQQKHTHHNELIREIFDNPVKWKEFNKSFIPHTKVSLTGKTYIPQVEGSIGLFQNPYLTSPEGLLEFCEKSLSAAKNLVSHVIIDDSEQGKLNYIRNLDRLSDTLCRVIDLAEFIRVAHPDEYFVEAAQKCHEIMFEYMNVLNTTSDLFNKLESVLGDEKIIAKLSPEEISVGNLLLTDFLKSGISMDDSTKDNFIQLSQLISMNGQQFNKNLHELEHDSIKVDKKELTSYDSSTENSLIYSLSNKKKIPLNSRVSTDILRLTNNESLRKKIWLGLHQPAKGQITLLENFLKYRGLLAHFMGKSSFAEYQLSEKMAKTPENVMTFLKKNLKDIEEDVISELRTLIKFKVENSDKLSDEQVIEMVKPWDRDYLTTLYLSSKRSSNTEDISQYLSVGVVLQGLSDLFQSIYGIQFKAVPLKPGEAWHNGVRKFHVTSETEGFVGIIYLDLFHRESKTLNPAHFTVCCSRKIYPEELDENDPFKVEIPGKEGQLVQVSTAPDGTTSQLPVISLVCSFNQEEGGVSLLSLSQVETLFHEMGHAMHSMLGKTKLHNVSGTRCATDFVELPSILMEHFANDTRVLMSFAKHYRTNEPLPLKLLQNYSCFNSFLNNCETFGQIKMAILDQVLHSNVVFDKDFDSIDLYHKLETQLKIFADTESKWPGKFGHLFSYGAVYYSYLFDRAIAKKIWEHLFAKDPLSRENGEKFRNKVLKWGGSRDPWELVADVLDEPELKKGDIKAMEFIGRR
- a CDS encoding Putative RNA binding protein — protein: MKNFSYTSQPGTPLDYNYGRSMLPSHLLTPFLATPVLPSQPSTPYIDQHMSNLDQKYLTEHYQLLHEVNHSRSLLFEKLPKELSLKEFLDAFKSSQFLENVKIKEDSGEGTSVLVQFVNDESALVFLQNFDWRDFVSSTGFDNLKISWCFNNSSDDYLVDGTYMDRILNLNATRSLAVRTLTQNKTGDQLYDLVISILKADLPEAIPLIVDYQYRYETIQINFSNISTSIEVFELLNDTHQKLLLLSSFCSDPCLFHHQMTTPQISSNAPPINSSYSNLQNRTIYLGGLHPDTTVESVCNVVKGGILQNVKLIPEKRICFVTFIDAFAAEQFYMNSQLRGLTIKQKRVRVGWGRPIGPVPNNIPLAVTAGASRNIYISESKTKKTQSLPSADILRHDFEYFGELEQINFFNGDKCVFLNFCNIAAAIELIDCLNLFKNKNLDPENPAFSLLSKYEEFKINFAKDRCGNLPKEIKRDRKPHHRSKDGKEPHEPKNHHNSQSDPPKASESASPEQIQDVQEIFASMGISTNGRPATAPISAQQKTDEEKSQSPPSGLSSISPTSSSTSKPTTASGGAVNFKDQQRPGRTYAMSGSQIMAQYLASVQHNNIYYANAVLNVESERNSEDDYN
- a CDS encoding Glyceraldehyde-3-phosphate dehydrogenase, isozyme 3, involved in glycolysis and gluconeogenesis, with amino-acid sequence MAITVGINGFGRIGRLVLRVALSRADIKVVAINDPFIAPEYAAYMFKYDSTHKAYKGEVSASGNKINIDGNEITVFQERDPVNIPWGKAGVDYVIESTGVFTTLEGAQKHIDAGAKKVVITAPSKDAPMFVVGVNEEKYTSDLNIVSNASCTTNCLAPLAKVVNDTFGIESGLMTTVHSMTATQKTVDGPSHKDWRGGRTASGNIIPSSTGAAKAVGKVIPELNGKLTGLAFRVPTVDVSVVDLTVNLKKETTYEEIKSVIKAASEGKLKGVLGYTEDAVVSSDFLGDERSSIFDASAGIQLTPSFVKLISWYDNEYGYSTRVVDLLQHVAKA